Within Hydractinia symbiolongicarpus strain clone_291-10 chromosome 11, HSymV2.1, whole genome shotgun sequence, the genomic segment actagacaaccgcctgaGATATCAATCCTGTTCTTATGATGAGCGCTAAGCAAAAAGGATAGATTCGCACTTTTATAATCTCTGGCATGACTAGCCGGGGTTTGAATCCAAGACATCCTGCACTGAAAGTAAATGCTCTACTACAAAGGGATTTAACCCAAACCTGACCTAAAATAAGTTCTGTGCAAGTTTCAATACACTTAAGATAAGTTTTCTCTAgcataatagccgtattttgtctgttggCCAATACCAGGTCGTAATTATATGTCCAGGAAAAGCGTTTAAATATTATGTATGGTGTCCgtgtttcttaatttgactaatTGGGATAAAATAACAGACACTAAAAAATCCCAATCAAACATTAAGATTTTAGGACAAATAACATTTTGTTCAGGCACacacataaaaaatgtaatagtATAATATCATATATAgaacataataatattaaaaaaatctggACAACGGTTGCCATAATGGCAgagctttaatattttaaaatcaaattattagtttgaaaaatttaaaggcATAATCTATAAAATCTGATAAACAAACTACTAAATCTAACAAAATCTATAGATATATGCATCAGTAAATGTTAATGATAGCAAGTTTTTCTGCAACTGCAAGCCAAAACACCTTGTGGTTTACTGGTTGTAACATATGAGAAGGACTTTTCCTTTAATCATTTACAAGTACGTCCTTTATTTTTCCAGTTAGGATCTCCATCAAATTTGtccttttttaacttaaaatatataattgatcAAATACGTAATCTAAAAATGCAATTATAGTTCAAGAAATAACCAGTGACATGCTGGTAAAACAGACAAATATCATTTGTGAACAACTACTGTAAAAATGCGTACGTACTATAAATCGTCAATCTTATACTCCATTGTACGCTTTGCTTTCGACTTACCCCTTTTCTGAGGGTACAGATAACTCCTCGAAAAAtcaacttaaaatttttttgcagaagAGATGCATAAAAACACTTCAATAATTTTCTAAGGCGTAGATATGGACGCCCTTTGAAGATCCCCTTCCCCTTGTACACTTTGATACGCTTTTAGACTACCTCTCCGCCTTCTTTTTCTTTGAGCATGCTAGCTACATTACTTTTTGTGAAGCATATCAGTGAGTAAGTTTTTTAACTAACATTCATCTTATCAGCTATTTCACTCACCGAAAAACTCTTTTAATATCTCTACATTACTATTATTATAATCGAGTTATTTTTAACAAGGTCaattttagttaattttttttagatgttaATCTAATTTACATTGTCTATCAAAACAGATTGTACAAACTTTAGTCTGCTTGTAAAATCTGTTGCAGAGTAAAGTGGACGTATTGCAAAATAATTGTTTGTTAGATAACTGTAAATTCACGAAACGTGCATCCGAGAATGGCAGAACCAACGCATGAAAAATGGCTAGGTCAACGAAGAAAGACTGTCTTTGTCATCAACATGATCACATTTCTAGCTGGCTTGGATTACAACATCATTATGTCCACTTTTGTCTTCTACCTTAAAGATTTAGTAAAAACAGATCGTCCACACTTATGCTATGCCATCTTGCTAGGCGTTTTCTCCGTCAGTGCAACTTTAACAGGAGGGTTTGGCGGTCGCTATGTTGATCGaactagaaatttaaaaatatataccaaCGCAGTGCTAGCGTTAATTTTAATTGGTAATCTTTTATATTCTGTTTACCTTCATCCAGCATTTTTGATTATTGGACGGTTGCTTGCAGGTGTGGGAGATCCATTTATGAGTGTATGTGCCGGAGAATTAGTTCGCCTATATAGTAGAGAAGAAGCAACAAGTGCGATTTGGGTTATGACGACAGCATATGCCATGGGGTTTACTGTTGGTCCTGCTTTTGGAATTATATTTAAAGGAGTTAATTTCAAAATAGGATCGTTTATTGTTACCTACTTGAATTTCATTGGAATATTTGTTGCAGGGGTGACATTCGTTACACTTGTAATGTCAAATATGCTTTTACCTAACAAACTTCTTGAACTAAAGGATTTAGTAAAAAATATGCCAGAGAAAAGTAGCAAAATAGCAAACTGTGATACTGATAAAAAGGGTCTCACAAGAGATGAGATAGTAGCtccaaaagaaaataataatcatGTAGAAACTTTGCCAACCAAACAGGTTTTCTCAAACTGCATTGCTATGTACAGCAGCTTTAGCTTGGATATGTTGTTTCCACTTCTAGTCGATGATATACTAAAATGGAGTCAGTTTGCTTTAAGCGCCATGCTTGTCACAAGCTCAGTTTCTTACTTTTTCATATTATGCACGTTGGTTAAGATCTGTACTACTGATAAACGAACATACTacacaattattttttgtttatgttgtatGTTAATCAATTTCAGCGTGATATTCGAACTGAAGGTATTAGCACGCGATGTTAGAAGAGATATAATTTTAATGGTGGGATTTGTTATAGCATACACGCTTGTTTGGCTACCAATACAGGTCCTTTTGAAAAGCATGGTAGCAAAATTAATTCCGCCAAAGATTCAAAGTTTTTCACAAGGCTTGATCGCAGGTATAATGAGACTTGCCATGATAATTCCTGCATTTACCACTCCACTTTTAATGCCTTGGATACATATTTGGGCTCTCACGTTGTTTGTTATTGTTACCATCAATATAATGGTATTCATTATGAGAAGAAAATCGTTGGCAAACATTAGAGTTATTtctgtaaataataataaattataatcTTAATAGGAACTTGTCAATtacattttaatgtttttctcgGTGAACAATGGCGTAGGGAAACTAAGGACGTTCATAAACTCTGAAATTAGAAAGCATATCTTCAGTCACAAAGAAATTATTATCCAATTCTATAATATTTCTCGCGTCCTCTCCACCATCCGCCATCATAAAAAACggcgaaagaaaaaacaaacgaGATTTGGCGCTAAGAAAATCGTGCACCGCGGTCATATAATTATGCGAAAATAACAAAGGAAAACGGCTAATAATATAATTTAGGCGCGAGATATCAAACTTTTTGTTTACAGAATTCGATCAAGGCAAAATATAGCAATCTTTATGTGTTTCAATAGAAATTGCTTTCCTTCGGAaaacgctttttttataaaatttctatCTGCTTTTAGTAAGTAACAACTTATAAACGACTTGTTTAAAGCAATGTAATAAAAAAGAACTGGGACTTAAAGAAAACGTTATCACAAAAAGGAACTTGgatgcattttaaattttataacaggTTGGCTCTGTCTCAGCTGGGCTATTTTTCGACTCTGTAATTAAGGGGCGAGAAAGTGGTCTGAAATAGTGTCAAATTTTCTAACTCAGTCTCAAGTTCCTCAATTACTAGAGTTTATCAGCTCATATTTGGGACGAAAAGTCGAGTCAAAAAAGTTGAGTCAAAAATCCCTTcataattgcaaaaaaaaattttcataactAAGAATATTCtagtataagtttttttttttaattcttgggtcgcgtttaaacttttttttgtgcgaaatgataaaaaaataattctacaAGCGTGAATAAACAGCCTAGCGTGAGGCACCCTTTTTTATACAAGAACGTTTTACAACTCACGAGGTTCAAATCCTACAAAAAACGAAAGGACTTATAAACAACATTTCAGCCTGAAATgggctaataaaaaaaagagtcATGTAAGAAAGTCATGTAAGTTTCATATGGCAAGCTTGATTTCAATTGGCGCGAAAACCAAACGGAGAGATAAACTCGTGACTTTAAAGTTATCAAGTAAACAGTCAACACGCAACAAGTTAACAACACTTGAGCCTAAAAGAAAGGGAAGCTGAGGTAGTTTCGATAAATattttgtgttgcttataaaTATAAGCGTGCATTCATAATATACTGAGATTTCTATGTTTTTAAAGGTTTGTGGAAGTTTAAATTAGAAACATGCAAACAGAAGCGCGTTTATTCTTTCATCGCAGATATTATCTTGAGATCACATGACCCTAATGGGCTTCCTTACCTTTTTGTGTCACATAACATAAATAAGGTTTCAACTGTTTTAACTGCATcttttcaacctcgttcccagcgcctgttgtctctttttatatCCTGAGGCGAGACTAAGATGACCTTGGAGGGggcctcgtcacgtgaccctTAAATGCATAGTTTTTCTggatgtaatatttaatgagatttgtccCAATGtatcaaagttttttatatgacCTTAACCTTGCAGAGCTCGGCGTTTTTTGTCACAATGCGTCTGTATCAAAAAAGCATTCTTAATTCATAGCATTTTTCTTCCATTTTGCAGTTACAgttgaactcatgtaattcgaactCCTATAATTCGAAAACTCACTTAATTCGAACAGATTCTGTGGCCCTCTCAGAATTTACCTTGAAAACCTTACAAGAAAACTCCTATAATTCGAACCCATGTAATTCGAAAAATCATGTAAATCGAACAGATTTTCCGGTCCCATCAAGAAATTTTAatcatgtaattcgaattttcgaattttttgagtttttgaaGCTTACCAACTCGATAATTTGcaatcgaatgttttttttttacattcgatCGGAGCTCGTCCACTGCTTTTGGCTTCCATTTCTTATCAAGACAAGATGGGGAAAAGAAAGCATAAAGAActcactttaaaaacaaaatatgaagcTCTCCGTGACTTGGAGGATGGTATGTCCAATAAAGACGCATCCATCAAGTACTCCGTTCCAAGCAGCACCTTGTCAACATGGAAGAACAATAAAGAGAAGATATTCCTTGCTTTCAAAAACTCGTCACTAAAACGTCAGAGAGTTAAGACTGACAAGTACGAAAAATTGAATGAATCGTTGTTGACTTGGTTTACCTCAATGCGTGGTAACAACATCCCAATTAATGGACCAATTTTAATCGAGAAAGCTCGTGAATTTGCGACAGCATTCAACTATGAAGATTTTTCAGCATCGAACGGATGGTTGAGAGGCTGGAAGGAGAGGTAATATACTTACTCTATTATGTTCCAACAGGGTTTATTCTAATATGACAAGTATGCAAATCAATTTGAAAGAGCTAAAAAACATACCATTGTGTAAAGTTAAAATTTTCTGCTGTGTATAACAAAGGAAGTTTCTATCATCACGTTAGTGATAGAAaacgaataaaaaattaaagtgtATTTATACTTTGTCGATTATTAAAATTACAAACGCTCTTATATTGTGAAGCATGGTGTCGGTAAATCAGTTCAAAATTCTTTATGTTCTCCAGAAATAATCGCATTTTTTACAGCATAAAATATCTGgaatttaaagaatttaacCGCATCTATTTTCGCGTACCTTAAACAAGCAGATGCTTGACATTTTAAGTCCTTCTTCTGAACAAtgacaaacatttttaattttctgttttaaaaatgataaaaatttcaCTGTAATTGCCGATGCAACGTCAAATTTGTTTTAAGCCAATAGTCGGCACTCCAACGTCAGTACAATATAAATCTGTGGCAGGTTCAATATCaacgcaacaacaacaacatctgtATTTGAAGTCGAAGAAGAACAGAATTGAAGATAAAACCAGAAGCAAACATTGGATGAGGGTAAAAATAAAGTACACAACGAACAACCCATATTCTAATTTAAATGCAGATTCATCTATATTATAGTAACtcacattgaaaaaaatattatcataacCATGAAACTTGCCAATTGATCCAAAAATACTTCGATATTGTCCTAAAAAGACACACAAATAACAAATCCCAACAAACCACCATAGCATCATCCACAAGTCCAACCAGAACTTTACTTTGTAGTAACAACTTCTCTTCGTATGCTCACCAAATATACCAAGAATTGGATTTATCATAAGTAGGATATTCGTAAATACAGGTAAACCTGGCACTGCTTTTATAATCACACGTATGCTCTCCTGGTTGGC encodes:
- the LOC130613424 gene encoding uncharacterized protein LOC130613424, producing the protein MITFLAGLDYNIIMSTFVFYLKDLVKTDRPHLCYAILLGVFSVSATLTGGFGGRYVDRTRNLKIYTNAVLALILIGNLLYSVYLHPAFLIIGRLLAGVGDPFMSVCAGELVRLYSREEATSAIWVMTTAYAMGFTVGPAFGIIFKGVNFKIGSFIVTYLNFIGIFVAGVTFVTLVMSNMLLPNKLLELKDLVKNMPEKSSKIANCDTDKKGLTRDEIVAPKENNNHVETLPTKQVFSNCIAMYSSFSLDMLFPLLVDDILKWSQFALSAMLVTSSVSYFFILCTLVKICTTDKRTYYTIIFCLCCMLINFSVIFELKVLARDVRRDIILMVGFVIAYTLVWLPIQVLLKSMVAKLIPPKIQSFSQGLIAGIMRLAMIIPAFTTPLLMPWIHIWALTLFVIVTINIMVFIMRRKSLANIRVISVNNNKL